In a single window of the Pedococcus dokdonensis genome:
- a CDS encoding zinc metalloprotease, which yields MKSTTTGLRRSARFATVLVTAGAAFAAAAATAQGAVSAAPAASILKAPVTATVVDASTPSIATVTTSKAPPGKGVATSSKTTGVGGVSGSAPSTYAQLTVHGGYTASGVGLRNRGAGSIYVSGVPAGAKVVEAYLFWSILGNGESSSFSAGTFKGQPIRGIKVGQGGSPCWAGTTTGYAYRANVGSYVTGNGWYSLKGFASSRHDGADPFTTTAKAPLAEGASLVVVYDKPSYPLTQVVVANGYGMTSGGAMTTSLPFGFSASNPVGEFRTTFIGADGQKNAGEPFSKINGVDVATPDWDGTDRPVPRYSQGNLWDTDSMSFGRLVHPGDTSARFTVDGGPDCISWVAQVMSARYYGQIDTDRDKLLDGWEANGLDSDGNGTFDVALPGASPVHKDLYVEMDYMGAEAVCPCHLPLAADLNRIVAAYAAAPYAANPDGLTGIRLHLDAGPARGAAFNLGGGNLVPFDADLNPVAAQFNAIKAANFNAARAKVYYYMIWAHGYDGGSSSGNAFNIPNDSFVVTLGLWGGGGSSDAKVGTFIHEFGHDLGLRHGGDDHGNYEPNYLSVMNYAFQVSGIPRTGTTPPSFTYSSFTLPSLNELALNENAGLGSASAATYRTRWFCPNGTQRTTAGGANLPINWNCNAVTGGVVASDINNDGSLTVLGTQNNWANLTYGGGTVGGGVSAGLSATTKVSHELTYQEAKEHNLHK from the coding sequence ATGAAATCAACCACTACCGGGCTGCGCCGTTCGGCGCGGTTCGCCACGGTGCTGGTCACGGCCGGGGCAGCCTTCGCTGCCGCCGCCGCGACGGCTCAGGGAGCCGTCTCGGCGGCCCCGGCAGCCAGCATCCTGAAGGCGCCGGTGACGGCGACCGTGGTCGACGCGTCCACGCCGTCGATCGCGACCGTCACGACGTCGAAGGCGCCTCCCGGCAAGGGCGTCGCCACCAGCTCGAAGACGACGGGTGTCGGCGGGGTGTCCGGCTCGGCGCCCTCCACCTACGCACAGCTCACCGTGCACGGCGGATACACGGCCTCGGGCGTCGGCCTGCGCAACCGCGGGGCCGGCTCGATCTACGTGTCCGGGGTCCCTGCAGGGGCCAAGGTCGTCGAGGCCTACCTCTTCTGGAGCATCCTCGGCAACGGCGAGTCGTCGTCGTTCTCGGCCGGTACCTTCAAGGGCCAGCCGATCCGGGGCATCAAGGTCGGCCAGGGCGGTAGCCCGTGCTGGGCCGGCACCACGACCGGTTACGCCTACCGCGCCAACGTGGGCAGCTACGTGACCGGCAACGGCTGGTACTCGCTCAAGGGGTTCGCCTCGAGCCGGCACGACGGAGCAGACCCGTTCACGACGACCGCCAAGGCACCGCTCGCCGAGGGCGCCTCTCTGGTCGTGGTCTACGACAAGCCCAGCTACCCGCTGACCCAGGTCGTCGTGGCCAACGGCTACGGCATGACGTCCGGCGGTGCGATGACCACCTCGCTGCCGTTCGGCTTCTCGGCCTCGAACCCGGTGGGTGAGTTCCGCACCACCTTCATCGGCGCGGACGGCCAGAAGAACGCCGGCGAGCCGTTCAGCAAGATCAACGGCGTCGACGTCGCCACCCCGGACTGGGATGGCACCGACCGGCCGGTCCCGCGCTACAGCCAGGGCAACCTGTGGGACACCGACAGCATGTCGTTCGGCCGCCTGGTGCACCCGGGTGACACGAGCGCCCGGTTCACCGTCGACGGCGGACCGGACTGCATCTCCTGGGTCGCCCAGGTGATGTCGGCCCGCTACTACGGCCAGATCGACACCGACCGCGACAAGCTGCTCGACGGCTGGGAGGCCAACGGCCTCGACTCCGACGGCAACGGCACGTTCGACGTCGCGCTCCCGGGGGCGAGCCCCGTCCACAAGGACCTCTACGTCGAGATGGACTACATGGGTGCCGAGGCCGTGTGCCCGTGCCACCTGCCGCTCGCCGCGGACCTGAACCGCATCGTGGCTGCGTACGCAGCCGCACCGTATGCCGCGAACCCCGACGGGCTCACCGGCATCCGGCTGCACCTCGACGCCGGACCGGCCCGTGGTGCTGCGTTCAACCTCGGTGGCGGAAACCTCGTGCCGTTCGACGCGGACCTCAACCCGGTCGCCGCACAGTTCAACGCCATCAAGGCCGCCAACTTCAACGCCGCTCGCGCCAAGGTCTACTACTACATGATCTGGGCCCACGGCTACGACGGTGGCAGCAGCAGCGGCAACGCCTTCAACATCCCGAACGACAGCTTCGTCGTGACGCTCGGGCTCTGGGGTGGCGGTGGCAGCTCTGACGCCAAGGTGGGCACGTTCATCCACGAGTTCGGTCACGACCTCGGGTTGCGCCATGGCGGCGACGACCACGGCAACTACGAGCCGAACTACCTGAGCGTGATGAACTACGCGTTCCAGGTGAGCGGCATCCCGCGGACGGGGACCACCCCGCCGAGCTTCACCTACTCCTCGTTCACCCTGCCGAGCCTCAACGAGCTGGCCCTGAACGAGAACGCCGGGCTCGGCAGCGCAAGCGCCGCGACCTACCGCACCCGCTGGTTCTGCCCGAACGGCACGCAGCGCACCACCGCCGGTGGCGCCAACCTGCCGATCAACTGGAACTGCAACGCGGTCACCGGCGGCGTCGTGGCTTCCGACATCAACAACGACGGCAGCCTCACGGTGCTGGGCACCCAGAACAACTGGGCGAACCTGACCTACGGCGGCGGCACGGTCGGTGGCGGTGTCTCGGCCGGGCTGAGCGCGACGACGAAGGTGTCGCACGAGCTCACCTACCAGGAGGCCAAGGAGCACAACCTGCACAAGTGA
- a CDS encoding GerMN domain-containing protein, whose product MWARATAALAGPVVAVLLSACSIGTQSSPVPAAAPTATSSTTGPSRQGVPLTIQVYLVQGDRLARVTRTVPPGAGLEPSFVGLAVPVTPTMAANGIRNALPIASTPLRGVVDEDGVARIELPSGFERISVHEQSLAMAQLVFTVTANSLAQSVQLVQGTRELPVPGPSGQLVNRPVTRVDYAAYNPPT is encoded by the coding sequence GTGTGGGCGCGGGCGACGGCCGCACTGGCCGGCCCGGTCGTGGCCGTGCTCCTGTCGGCCTGCTCGATCGGCACCCAGTCGAGCCCTGTCCCGGCGGCTGCGCCCACGGCGACCAGCAGCACCACCGGCCCGAGTCGCCAAGGGGTGCCGCTGACCATCCAGGTCTACCTCGTCCAGGGCGACCGTCTGGCACGAGTGACCCGGACGGTGCCTCCCGGCGCCGGTCTGGAGCCGTCCTTCGTCGGGTTGGCCGTGCCCGTCACGCCGACCATGGCTGCCAACGGGATCCGCAATGCGCTGCCCATCGCCAGCACGCCGCTGCGGGGAGTGGTCGACGAGGACGGGGTGGCCCGCATCGAGCTGCCCTCCGGCTTCGAGCGGATCTCGGTGCACGAGCAGTCCCTGGCGATGGCCCAGCTGGTCTTCACGGTGACGGCGAACAGCCTGGCCCAGAGCGTGCAGCTCGTGCAGGGCACCCGGGAGCTCCCCGTGCCCGGCCCCAGCGGCCAGCTCGTGAACCGGCCGGTCACGCGCGTGGACTACGCGGCATACAACCCTCCCACCTAA
- a CDS encoding sensor histidine kinase — translation MTLGFGLLALGLSALLSGLAWTLVTRTMVSQTEQTALVETSLDRGEVETALSTGSADLPAVLEGVPGTDSAAVLAQVDGRWYATSPSLGPASLPTALVSLVTGGQEATQRIRVDGTLHLVVGLPLSGGRGGYFEVYSLDEMQRTARALSLGLVAAAVVTVLIGLGVGRFASRLALRPLTELNRVAADVASGRLSARLDAEGDPDLEELAGSFNRTVEDLQRHVIADARFAVDVSHELRTPMTTMLNSMQVIQNRRAQLPESVREPVDLLADELERFRALVVDLLEISRHDAGDQVVRETVRVGDLVRRAADTAAGRAVTEVDPSVSALTMEVDKRRLERVVANLVGNAETHGGGCTAVRVEPGPHALRVVVEDDGPGIAVERRSRVFERFARGGSNERTGVGLGLAIVQRHVALHEGQVLVEERPGGGARFVVELPTSAS, via the coding sequence GTGACGCTGGGATTCGGGTTGCTGGCCCTCGGGCTGTCGGCGCTGCTGTCCGGGCTGGCCTGGACCCTGGTCACCCGAACGATGGTCTCGCAGACCGAGCAGACCGCCCTCGTGGAGACCTCGCTCGACCGCGGGGAGGTGGAGACTGCCCTGTCGACCGGGTCGGCCGACCTGCCGGCCGTCCTCGAGGGGGTGCCCGGGACCGACTCCGCGGCAGTCCTCGCGCAGGTCGACGGTCGTTGGTATGCCACGTCGCCCAGCCTCGGCCCGGCGAGCCTGCCAACCGCCCTCGTGTCTCTCGTGACCGGCGGACAGGAGGCGACCCAACGGATCCGCGTCGACGGCACGCTCCACCTCGTGGTGGGACTGCCGCTCTCCGGTGGGCGCGGGGGCTACTTCGAGGTCTACTCGCTCGACGAGATGCAGCGGACTGCGCGGGCCCTGTCGCTCGGGCTCGTGGCCGCCGCCGTCGTCACCGTCCTGATCGGGCTCGGGGTGGGGCGGTTCGCGAGCCGCTTGGCGCTGCGTCCGCTCACCGAGCTCAACCGCGTTGCCGCGGACGTGGCGTCGGGTCGGCTGTCGGCGCGCCTCGACGCCGAGGGTGACCCCGATCTCGAGGAGCTCGCCGGTTCGTTCAACCGCACCGTGGAGGACCTGCAACGGCACGTGATCGCGGATGCGCGGTTCGCGGTCGACGTGAGCCACGAGCTGCGGACGCCGATGACGACGATGCTGAACTCGATGCAGGTCATCCAGAACCGTCGGGCCCAGCTGCCGGAGTCGGTGCGCGAGCCGGTCGACCTGCTCGCCGACGAGCTCGAACGGTTCCGGGCCCTGGTGGTCGACCTGCTCGAGATCTCGAGGCACGACGCCGGCGACCAGGTGGTGCGCGAGACCGTCCGGGTGGGCGACCTCGTGCGCCGCGCCGCGGACACCGCTGCCGGTCGCGCCGTCACGGAGGTGGACCCGTCCGTGTCCGCGTTGACGATGGAGGTGGACAAGCGGCGGCTCGAACGCGTGGTCGCCAACCTCGTCGGCAACGCCGAGACGCACGGCGGGGGGTGCACGGCCGTCCGGGTCGAGCCGGGCCCGCATGCCCTGCGCGTCGTCGTCGAGGACGACGGACCGGGGATCGCGGTCGAGCGCCGGTCCCGGGTGTTCGAACGGTTCGCGCGGGGTGGCTCCAACGAGCGGACCGGGGTCGGCCTCGGCCTCGCCATCGTGCAACGGCACGTCGCCCTCCACGAAGGCCAGGTCCTCGTCGAGGAGCGCCCGGGGGGAGGTGCGCGCTTTGTCGTCGAGCTGCCGACCAGCGCCTCCTGA
- a CDS encoding response regulator transcription factor, protein MTRRVLLVEDDPRVRRVLRLALEDEGYHVSEAGTGEQGLADLPREEPDVVLLDVMLPDTDGFSVCREIRHRSNVPVIMVTARSDSHDVVAGLEAGADDYVTKPLVAKELSARIRALLRRVEPAVDHRPRRPVVGDLSIGLDDGVVLRDGEPVALTRTEFRLLAELAVAEGRILSREDLLDKVWGYGYFGDSRIVDVHIRRLRTKVERDPASPRYVVTARGLGYRLAG, encoded by the coding sequence GTGACGCGGCGGGTGCTGCTGGTTGAGGACGACCCACGGGTCAGGCGGGTGCTCCGCCTGGCCCTCGAGGACGAGGGCTACCACGTGTCCGAAGCCGGCACGGGGGAGCAAGGTCTGGCCGACCTGCCCCGCGAGGAGCCCGACGTGGTGCTGCTCGACGTGATGCTGCCCGACACGGACGGTTTCTCCGTGTGCCGGGAGATCAGGCACCGCAGCAACGTGCCGGTCATCATGGTCACGGCACGCTCGGACAGCCACGACGTCGTCGCCGGCCTGGAAGCCGGGGCCGACGACTACGTGACCAAGCCGTTGGTCGCCAAGGAGCTTTCGGCGCGGATCCGGGCACTGTTGCGGCGGGTGGAGCCCGCGGTCGACCACCGGCCGCGGCGTCCCGTGGTGGGGGACCTGTCGATCGGGCTGGACGACGGCGTGGTGCTGCGTGACGGCGAACCGGTTGCGTTGACCCGCACCGAGTTCCGGCTCCTCGCCGAGCTGGCCGTGGCCGAGGGACGCATCCTGAGTCGTGAGGACCTCCTCGACAAGGTCTGGGGCTATGGCTACTTCGGTGACTCCCGCATCGTCGACGTCCACATCAGGCGGTTGCGCACCAAGGTCGAGCGTGACCCCGCGAGCCCTCGCTACGTCGTCACCGCGCGGGGACTCGGCTACCGGCTGGCGGGCTGA
- a CDS encoding ABC transporter substrate-binding protein, whose amino-acid sequence MTSRKRRLAAVATACTASLGLAACASSTGTTTGTSSSSGTAVKGGTLNMLGVGDVDYMDPNLSYYSGGYLALRLWSRQLFTYPAIKDQVTKAAPDLATAIPTEGNGISADGKTYTFTIRDGAKWDTSPARQVTAQDFVRGVKRTCNPVQPFGGLPDYQDLIVGFQPFCDGFAKVAKTPAAIAAYVEKTPVAGLTAKDDTTVVFTLTHPASYFVDMLTLPSFSPAPKEYDAYLPASPELAQHTISDGPYKIDSYTPTKNITFSRNPAWDPSTDPIRKAYVDKVVVNETVSQDSVQQQLQTGTPSADMAFDTFPPPSQLAALIAKKDPLLNLGEGSSNNPYLVYNTVSPSNNKALQKKEVRQALSFALNRTNIIQVLGGPKVNPPLTHVLPSNVVGGEQDFDLYPNDPAKAKSLLAAAGYPNGLTLKMLYRNASEGQSKAFQTVQQDLSKVGIKVVGVPSPNADFYTKYLQVPTVAQRGVWDIAIAGWGADWYGNAALSFFKPLYFGKAAYPPIGSNFGFYDSPTTNALIEEASTAKTEEQARVLWAKADHQVMDDAIFFPITNPITANYRAAQLMNAVYIPAFQQFDPANVWLASGKQGG is encoded by the coding sequence ATGACCTCCAGGAAACGTCGGCTCGCAGCGGTGGCCACCGCCTGCACAGCGAGTCTCGGACTGGCTGCCTGCGCCAGCAGCACGGGCACCACGACAGGCACGTCCTCCAGCAGCGGGACCGCCGTCAAGGGCGGCACCCTGAACATGCTGGGCGTCGGCGACGTCGACTACATGGACCCCAACCTCAGCTACTACTCGGGTGGCTACCTCGCACTGCGGCTCTGGAGCCGACAGCTGTTCACCTACCCCGCGATCAAGGACCAGGTCACCAAGGCGGCACCCGACCTCGCGACCGCGATCCCCACCGAGGGCAACGGCATCAGCGCCGACGGCAAGACCTACACCTTCACCATCCGCGACGGTGCGAAGTGGGACACCAGCCCGGCGCGACAGGTCACCGCCCAGGACTTCGTCCGGGGCGTCAAGCGCACCTGCAACCCGGTGCAGCCGTTCGGCGGGCTCCCGGACTACCAGGACCTGATCGTGGGGTTCCAGCCGTTCTGCGACGGCTTCGCCAAGGTCGCCAAGACCCCCGCGGCCATCGCGGCATACGTGGAGAAGACCCCGGTCGCCGGGCTCACCGCCAAGGACGACACCACGGTCGTGTTCACCCTCACCCACCCCGCGAGCTACTTCGTCGACATGCTCACGCTGCCGTCCTTCTCTCCCGCGCCCAAGGAGTATGACGCGTACCTGCCGGCCAGCCCGGAGCTCGCTCAGCACACCATCTCCGACGGCCCGTACAAGATCGACTCCTACACGCCGACCAAGAACATCACCTTCAGTCGCAATCCCGCCTGGGACCCGTCGACCGACCCGATCCGCAAGGCCTACGTGGACAAGGTCGTCGTCAACGAGACGGTCAGCCAGGACTCCGTGCAGCAGCAGCTCCAGACCGGCACCCCGAGCGCGGACATGGCCTTCGACACCTTCCCGCCGCCGTCGCAGCTGGCTGCCCTGATCGCCAAGAAGGACCCGCTGCTCAACCTCGGTGAGGGCTCGTCGAACAACCCCTACCTCGTCTACAACACCGTGTCGCCCAGCAACAACAAGGCACTCCAGAAGAAGGAGGTGCGGCAGGCACTGTCGTTCGCCCTCAACCGCACCAACATCATCCAGGTGCTCGGTGGGCCCAAGGTCAACCCGCCACTGACCCACGTCCTCCCGAGCAACGTCGTCGGCGGTGAGCAGGACTTCGACCTGTACCCGAACGACCCGGCCAAGGCGAAGTCGCTGCTGGCAGCGGCGGGCTACCCGAACGGGCTCACGCTGAAGATGTTGTACCGCAACGCATCCGAAGGTCAGAGCAAGGCGTTCCAGACCGTGCAGCAAGACCTCTCCAAGGTCGGCATCAAGGTCGTCGGGGTCCCGTCACCCAACGCCGACTTCTACACCAAGTACCTCCAGGTGCCGACCGTCGCCCAGCGCGGCGTCTGGGACATCGCGATCGCCGGTTGGGGCGCCGACTGGTACGGCAACGCTGCCCTGTCGTTCTTCAAGCCGCTGTACTTCGGCAAGGCGGCCTATCCACCGATCGGCAGCAACTTCGGCTTCTACGACAGCCCGACCACCAACGCGCTCATCGAGGAGGCGTCGACGGCCAAGACCGAGGAGCAGGCCAGGGTCCTGTGGGCCAAGGCCGACCACCAGGTGATGGACGACGCGATCTTCTTCCCGATCACCAACCCGATCACCGCGAACTACCGAGCCGCCCAGCTGATGAATGCGGTCTACATCCCCGCCTTCCAGCAGTTCGACCCCGCGAACGTCTGGCTGGCCTCGGGCAAGCAGGGCGGCTGA
- a CDS encoding ABC transporter ATP-binding protein has product MALLEVRDLEVSFPTADGVVQAVRGLSFDVERGSTLAIVGESGSGKSVSTQTIAGLTRGARVSGTARFDGIDLIGADPEVLRRVRGAQIGMIFQDPLSSLHPYYTVGWQIVEMIRAHRKVTKAAAQQRAAELLSLVGIPRAEQRIHDYPHQFSGGMRQRVMIAMAMALDPALLIADEPTTALDVTVQAQVLDVMRSLQERFGTAIILITHDLGVVAEMADEVVVMYAGSVMERAPRRTLFYRNHHPYTEGLLASLPAQGATGARLTPIPGSPPSLINPPSGCPFAPRCRYAFDRCWSVAPPLDTVHDDPEHRSACWLADDAQARRSARAGGSDASAPMPAPPRKPVAPAPAGVGS; this is encoded by the coding sequence ATGGCCCTCCTGGAGGTGCGGGACCTCGAGGTCTCCTTCCCCACCGCAGACGGTGTGGTCCAGGCCGTGCGCGGACTCTCCTTCGATGTCGAGCGTGGCAGCACGCTCGCCATCGTCGGGGAGTCCGGCTCAGGCAAGAGCGTGTCGACGCAGACCATTGCCGGGCTGACTCGCGGCGCCCGCGTGAGCGGCACGGCCCGGTTCGACGGCATCGACCTGATCGGCGCCGACCCGGAGGTGCTGCGCCGGGTGCGCGGGGCCCAGATCGGCATGATCTTCCAGGACCCGCTGTCCAGCCTGCACCCCTACTACACCGTCGGCTGGCAGATCGTGGAGATGATCAGGGCCCACCGCAAGGTGACCAAGGCGGCCGCCCAGCAGCGCGCAGCCGAGCTGCTGTCGCTCGTCGGGATCCCCCGTGCGGAGCAGCGGATCCACGACTACCCGCACCAGTTCTCGGGCGGGATGCGCCAGCGGGTCATGATCGCCATGGCCATGGCGCTCGACCCGGCCCTCCTCATCGCCGATGAGCCCACCACGGCCCTCGACGTCACCGTGCAGGCGCAGGTGCTCGACGTGATGCGCAGCCTGCAGGAGCGGTTCGGCACGGCCATCATCCTCATCACCCACGACCTCGGCGTGGTCGCCGAGATGGCCGACGAGGTCGTGGTGATGTATGCCGGGTCGGTGATGGAGCGAGCCCCTCGCCGCACCCTCTTCTACCGCAACCACCACCCCTACACCGAGGGACTGCTCGCCTCGTTGCCGGCGCAGGGTGCCACCGGGGCCCGGCTCACCCCCATCCCGGGGTCGCCACCGTCCCTGATCAACCCGCCGTCCGGGTGCCCCTTCGCGCCCCGGTGCCGGTACGCCTTCGACCGGTGCTGGAGCGTCGCCCCGCCGCTCGACACCGTCCACGACGACCCGGAGCACCGTTCGGCCTGCTGGCTGGCCGACGACGCCCAGGCCCGCAGGTCGGCGCGGGCCGGCGGCTCCGACGCCTCCGCACCGATGCCCGCACCGCCCCGGAAGCCCGTGGCACCCGCGCCGGCCGGGGTCGGGTCATGA
- a CDS encoding ABC transporter ATP-binding protein has translation MRSEVLLRAEDVTKSFPVRSSGLRRQHDVVQAVAGVSLEVRRGETLGLVGETGCGKSTLARCLARLYDLTSGTVSFEGRDISTLSGREMRPLRQDIQVIFQDPYGSLNPRRRVGSIIGDPFVIHGIGSADDRKRTVQELMERVGLNPEHYNRFPAEFSGGQRQRIGVARALALRPKLVICDEPVSALDVSIQAQIINLLVDLQDDFGLTYVFISHDLSVIRHVSDRIAVMHLGKIAELAPADQLFDHTRHPYTRSLLSALPHADPDVADSRERIVLVGDLPTPTSPPSGCRFHTRCPKAREDCAATDPPLVPVLGDGPVHRTACLHPLAVGEDLSLASPRVSDSEIHSSPHRVEEAESA, from the coding sequence ATGAGGTCCGAGGTCCTGCTCCGCGCCGAGGACGTCACCAAGTCGTTCCCGGTCAGGTCGTCGGGACTGCGTCGCCAGCACGACGTCGTCCAGGCCGTCGCCGGCGTGAGCCTCGAGGTGCGGCGCGGCGAGACCCTCGGCCTGGTCGGCGAGACCGGCTGCGGCAAGTCCACCCTCGCCCGCTGCCTCGCCCGGCTGTACGACCTGACGTCCGGGACGGTCAGCTTCGAGGGCCGCGACATCAGCACCCTGTCGGGCCGGGAGATGCGCCCGCTACGTCAGGACATCCAGGTCATCTTCCAGGACCCCTACGGCTCGCTGAACCCCCGTCGCCGGGTGGGCTCGATCATCGGCGACCCGTTCGTGATCCACGGCATCGGGTCTGCCGACGACCGCAAGCGGACCGTCCAGGAGCTGATGGAGCGGGTCGGCCTCAACCCCGAGCACTACAACCGGTTCCCCGCCGAGTTCTCCGGTGGACAGCGCCAACGGATCGGCGTGGCACGGGCGCTCGCCCTGCGGCCCAAGCTGGTGATCTGCGACGAGCCGGTGTCGGCGCTCGACGTGTCGATCCAGGCCCAGATCATCAACCTGCTGGTCGACCTGCAGGACGACTTCGGGCTGACCTACGTCTTCATCTCGCACGACCTCTCGGTGATCCGGCACGTGAGCGACCGGATCGCCGTGATGCACCTGGGCAAGATCGCCGAGCTCGCACCAGCGGACCAGCTGTTCGACCACACCCGGCACCCGTACACCCGGTCGCTGTTGTCCGCGCTCCCGCACGCCGATCCGGACGTCGCGGACAGCCGGGAGCGGATCGTGCTCGTGGGCGACCTCCCCACCCCGACCAGCCCGCCCTCCGGCTGCCGGTTCCACACCCGCTGCCCCAAGGCGCGTGAGGACTGTGCGGCCACGGACCCGCCGCTCGTCCCGGTCCTCGGCGACGGCCCCGTGCACCGCACGGCCTGCCTGCACCCGCTGGCGGTCGGCGAGGACCTCTCGTTGGCCAGCCCGCGGGTCAGCGACAGCGAGATCCACTCCAGTCCGCACCGCGTCGAGGAGGCTGAGTCCGCATGA
- a CDS encoding ABC transporter permease, producing the protein MSDTADVVAVMNHPEPGPTTAGSPPAVKGIEGRTPWQLAWQRLRRDRVAMVSLVVIGLIVLMALVAPLFAVVTGHPVNEQYRQTGLTPDGLPRGPSSEFWLGTDDLGRDILVRIAYGARISLLVGVAATLLTVAIGVVIGLAAGFLGGLVDTVLARLIDVVLSVPFLLVAIALVSITGPSLLVTVLVIGFFSWASVARIVRGQVLSMREREFVEAARSLGASNGRIMFVDILPNVLAPVIVYASLLIPVVIVVEATLSFLGLGLAPPTADWGGMISEAQTYYTTAWWFVVFPGAALLVTTLAFNLLGDGIRDAFDPRSERLMAK; encoded by the coding sequence ATGAGTGACACCGCAGACGTCGTGGCCGTGATGAACCATCCGGAGCCGGGGCCCACGACGGCCGGCTCGCCACCAGCTGTCAAGGGCATCGAGGGCCGGACACCGTGGCAGCTGGCGTGGCAGCGCCTGCGTCGCGACCGCGTGGCGATGGTCTCGCTGGTGGTGATCGGCCTCATCGTGCTGATGGCTCTGGTGGCTCCCTTGTTCGCCGTCGTGACCGGGCACCCGGTGAACGAGCAGTACCGGCAGACCGGCCTCACCCCGGACGGCCTCCCACGCGGGCCGTCCAGCGAGTTCTGGCTGGGCACCGACGACCTGGGCCGCGACATCCTGGTCCGCATCGCGTACGGCGCCCGCATCTCGCTCCTCGTGGGGGTCGCGGCCACGCTGTTGACCGTGGCGATCGGGGTCGTCATCGGGCTCGCAGCGGGATTCCTCGGCGGCCTGGTCGACACCGTGCTGGCCCGCCTGATCGACGTCGTCCTCTCGGTGCCCTTCCTGCTCGTCGCGATCGCCCTCGTGTCGATCACCGGGCCGAGCCTGCTCGTCACCGTCCTGGTGATCGGCTTCTTCAGCTGGGCTTCGGTCGCCCGCATCGTCCGTGGCCAGGTGCTGTCGATGCGGGAGCGCGAGTTCGTCGAGGCGGCTCGCTCCCTCGGGGCCTCCAACGGGCGGATCATGTTCGTGGACATCCTGCCCAACGTGCTCGCGCCGGTCATCGTCTACGCGTCCCTGTTGATCCCGGTCGTCATCGTCGTCGAGGCGACGCTGTCGTTCCTGGGGCTGGGGCTCGCTCCTCCGACGGCCGACTGGGGCGGGATGATCAGCGAGGCCCAGACCTACTACACGACCGCCTGGTGGTTCGTGGTCTTCCCCGGCGCCGCGCTGCTCGTGACGACGTTGGCCTTCAACCTGCTCGGCGACGGGATCCGCGACGCCTTCGACCCGCGCTCCGAGCGCCTGATGGCGAAGTGA
- a CDS encoding ABC transporter permease, giving the protein MVRFLIRRLALGVLVLWLITLAVFALFFVAPNNVARTLAGRQATPETVAAISHRLGLDQPLWKQYLDFVGKALRGDLGYDYYHQVPVTTIIGSALPITLSLVFGAAFLWLGLGVFNGVVSATHPRSFTDRSLTALSLFFYSTPTFLLGILLLYVLYFRLTLAGYSAFPAGGYAPFGGGLGGWAQHLVLPWFTLALVSAATYTRLTRASMLDVLGEDYVRTARSKGIGERRVVLRHGLRAALTPIVTQFGIDVGSLLGGVVVTETVFSLPGLGKTAIDAINQQDLPVIIGVVLFAAAAVVVANILVDLAYAVLDPRVRLH; this is encoded by the coding sequence ATGGTCCGCTTCCTGATCCGGCGCCTCGCCCTCGGCGTCCTCGTCCTGTGGCTGATCACCCTGGCCGTCTTCGCGCTCTTCTTCGTGGCCCCCAACAACGTCGCCCGCACGCTGGCCGGTCGCCAGGCCACTCCGGAGACGGTCGCGGCGATCTCCCACCGGCTCGGCCTCGACCAACCGCTGTGGAAGCAGTACCTCGACTTCGTCGGCAAGGCGCTGCGCGGCGACCTCGGCTACGACTACTACCACCAGGTGCCGGTCACCACGATCATCGGCTCGGCGCTGCCGATCACCCTCTCCCTGGTGTTCGGCGCGGCCTTCCTGTGGCTGGGGCTGGGGGTCTTCAACGGCGTCGTCTCGGCAACCCACCCGCGCTCGTTCACCGACCGCTCGCTCACCGCGCTCAGCCTGTTCTTCTACTCGACCCCGACGTTCCTGCTCGGGATCCTCCTGCTCTACGTGCTGTACTTCCGGCTCACCCTGGCCGGCTACAGCGCCTTCCCCGCCGGTGGGTACGCGCCCTTCGGGGGCGGGCTGGGCGGCTGGGCCCAGCACCTGGTGCTCCCCTGGTTCACCCTCGCCCTGGTCTCGGCCGCGACCTACACCCGGCTCACCCGCGCGTCCATGCTCGACGTGCTCGGCGAGGACTACGTGCGGACCGCCCGGTCCAAGGGCATCGGCGAGCGACGGGTGGTGCTGCGACACGGCCTGCGCGCGGCGCTGACCCCGATCGTCACCCAGTTCGGGATCGACGTGGGGTCCCTGCTGGGTGGGGTGGTGGTCACCGAGACGGTGTTCAGCCTGCCCGGCCTGGGCAAGACCGCGATCGACGCGATCAACCAGCAGGACCTGCCCGTGATCATCGGCGTGGTGCTCTTCGCCGCGGCCGCCGTGGTGGTCGCGAACATCCTGGTCGACCTGGCCTACGCCGTGCTCGACCCCCGGGTCCGCCTGCACTGA